A genome region from Microbacterium sp. CGR2 includes the following:
- the mnhG gene encoding monovalent cation/H(+) antiporter subunit G yields the protein MNVFGLVIPDAVIDATVLILILLGAILCLSAAVGLLRFRDVLSRLHAATKPQVLGLVLICIAIALSQRSVSGFLVGLALVAPVVLMQFATAPLSAHMVGRQAYRNGTADQRGLVVDELAESKQTPPAAG from the coding sequence ATGAACGTCTTCGGTCTGGTGATCCCGGATGCCGTCATCGATGCGACGGTCCTCATCCTCATCCTTCTGGGGGCCATCCTGTGCCTTTCGGCGGCGGTCGGGCTGCTTCGTTTCCGCGATGTGCTCTCCCGTCTGCACGCGGCCACGAAACCACAGGTGCTCGGGCTCGTGCTCATCTGCATAGCCATCGCCCTGTCGCAGCGTTCAGTGAGCGGTTTCCTGGTCGGGCTCGCTCTGGTCGCGCCGGTCGTCCTGATGCAGTTCGCCACCGCACCGCTGTCGGCGCATATGGTCGGGCGCCAGGCGTATCGCAACGGTACCGCCGATCAGCGGGGTCTCGTCGTCGACGAACTGGCCGAGTCGAAGCAGACCCCGCCCGCCGCGGGCTGA
- a CDS encoding alpha/beta fold hydrolase, with the protein MPSSYLAPKGTPVTLLEFERSGATLITETFGDGDHTFLLLHGIGMGRSVYLDLAQRLRGRVIAMDLPGFGEAPEPERTFTMERHADFVAAYLRHVDAGPVVVIGHSMGSQIAAELAARHPSLVEAVVLAGPTVNKATRNIWAQARYLLVDLVGERPLVIWRGAREYLRGGPHLLRKIRATIVHEPEDAFVRIDCPVLVLRGEDDPLAPMSWCREIIDAIPGADLEVIPDHGHGTLINDSEPAARLIHEFVGRV; encoded by the coding sequence GTGCCATCCAGTTATCTCGCCCCGAAGGGCACCCCGGTCACACTGCTCGAATTCGAGCGCAGCGGGGCGACCCTCATCACCGAGACGTTCGGCGACGGCGACCACACCTTCCTCCTGCTCCATGGCATCGGCATGGGACGCAGCGTGTACCTCGACCTGGCGCAGCGCCTGCGGGGTCGTGTCATCGCGATGGACCTGCCCGGGTTCGGCGAAGCACCCGAGCCCGAGCGCACCTTCACGATGGAGCGGCACGCGGACTTCGTCGCGGCGTACCTGCGACATGTCGATGCCGGCCCGGTGGTGGTGATCGGACATTCGATGGGAAGTCAGATCGCGGCTGAGCTCGCCGCCCGGCATCCGTCTCTCGTCGAAGCCGTCGTGCTCGCCGGCCCCACCGTGAACAAGGCGACCCGCAACATCTGGGCGCAGGCGCGGTACCTTCTCGTCGATCTCGTGGGTGAGCGACCACTGGTGATCTGGCGTGGCGCGCGCGAGTATCTCCGCGGCGGACCGCATCTGCTGCGGAAGATCCGTGCGACCATCGTGCACGAGCCGGAGGATGCCTTCGTCCGGATCGACTGTCCTGTGCTCGTGCTGCGTGGCGAAGACGACCCGCTCGCTCCGATGAGCTGGTGTCGGGAGATCATCGACGCGATTCCCGGTGCCGACCTGGAGGTCATCCCCGACCACGGTCACGGGACCCTGATCAACGACTCGGAGCCCGCAGCACGCCTGATCCACGAGTTCGTCGGCCGCGTCTGA
- a CDS encoding monovalent cation/H+ antiporter complex subunit F — protein sequence MNILLLTISIVFGIAAILTVVRIVQGPSILDRAVASDVLLTEVMCVIGAEMAINGHTRNIPVLLIIAAIGVFGSISVARFVARRDNTTS from the coding sequence ATGAACATCCTGCTTCTGACGATCTCGATCGTCTTCGGCATCGCCGCCATCCTCACGGTGGTGCGCATCGTGCAGGGGCCCTCGATTCTGGACCGCGCGGTGGCATCCGACGTGCTGCTCACCGAGGTGATGTGCGTGATCGGCGCCGAGATGGCCATCAACGGGCACACCCGCAACATCCCGGTGCTGTTGATCATCGCCGCGATCGGAGTCTTCGGGTCGATCTCGGTCGCCCGGTTCGTGGCGCGAAGGGACAACACGACATCATGA
- a CDS encoding Na+/H+ antiporter subunit E: protein MRDTRRHLWRDVRLQLPFLAWLVVLWMLLWAQFTPLAFLTGLVVAVFVTRVFRLPTVALSGRVNLWYAALFVGRFLFAVLRGALSVTAQVFDFRRQPGTAIVAVPLRYADDLVMTHVAVTASLIPGSLIVEADRDRRILYLHVIGVRTTADVDKQRAGVLRWERRIVRALGDPTQYRALKADERAAAGKASMKGADR from the coding sequence ATGAGAGACACCCGTCGACACCTCTGGCGCGACGTCCGCCTGCAGTTGCCGTTCCTGGCTTGGCTCGTCGTGCTGTGGATGCTGCTGTGGGCGCAGTTCACGCCGCTGGCCTTCCTGACCGGGCTCGTGGTCGCCGTCTTCGTCACGCGAGTCTTCCGTCTCCCCACTGTCGCCCTCTCGGGACGGGTCAACCTCTGGTACGCGGCGCTGTTCGTCGGGAGGTTCCTCTTCGCCGTCCTGCGCGGCGCGCTGTCCGTGACCGCGCAGGTCTTCGACTTCCGCCGTCAGCCGGGAACGGCGATCGTCGCGGTACCTCTCAGATACGCCGACGACCTGGTGATGACCCACGTCGCTGTCACAGCTTCACTGATCCCCGGCTCGCTCATCGTCGAAGCCGATCGCGACCGACGGATCCTCTACCTGCACGTCATCGGTGTGCGGACCACTGCGGATGTCGACAAGCAGCGCGCGGGAGTGCTCCGCTGGGAGCGCCGTATCGTGCGAGCGCTGGGCGACCCCACGCAGTACCGTGCCCTCAAGGCCGACGAGCGGGCCGCAGCCGGCAAGGCGTCGATGAAGGGGGCCGATAGATGA